In Microbacterium sp. 1.5R, the following are encoded in one genomic region:
- a CDS encoding inorganic diphosphatase, protein MGAHDAVIEIPRGSRVKYEVDHETGRVHLDRVLYTTFGYPADYGYFDNTLGEDGDPLDVLVLLDHAIYPGVVVEVRPVAVLKMSDEAGGDDKLVAVLSKDPRWAHIQDIGDVAEYTKKEIEHFFEHYKDLEPNKWVKVDAWGDAAEAQRILDEAIVRFGEQGH, encoded by the coding sequence ATGGGCGCACACGACGCCGTCATCGAGATCCCGCGCGGCAGCCGCGTGAAGTACGAGGTCGACCACGAGACCGGACGAGTGCACCTCGACCGCGTGCTCTACACGACCTTCGGGTACCCCGCCGACTACGGCTACTTCGACAACACCCTCGGCGAGGACGGCGACCCGCTCGACGTTCTCGTGCTCCTCGACCACGCCATCTACCCCGGCGTCGTCGTCGAGGTGCGCCCGGTCGCCGTGCTCAAGATGAGCGACGAGGCCGGCGGAGACGACAAGCTCGTCGCCGTGCTGTCGAAGGACCCCCGTTGGGCCCACATCCAGGACATCGGCGACGTCGCCGAGTACACCAAGAAGGAGATCGAGCACTTCTTCGAGCACTACAAGGACCTCGAGCCCAACAAGTGGGTCAAGGTCGACGCATGGGGCGACGCCGCAGAGGCGCAGCGCATCCTCGACGAGGCGATCGTCCGCTTCGGCGAGCAGGGTCACTGA
- a CDS encoding LysR family transcriptional regulator: MTSRAETECTIADVTSSPSTSEPHADDLLILLAVSRTGRFTTAGQSLGLNHTTVSRRIAALERVLGGRVLARSSGGWELTDLGRRAVRAAEDVETAVATIHEGEAESDQIAGVVRISATDGFSAFVIAPAVAQLRRKYPRLSVEIVNVTRRALQYRSGLDLEVVVGEPQVHRAEAIRLGFYTLGMYASHGYLDEHGTPADSHELSRHPLVYFVDSMLQVDDLDAPRRLVPGMPDSLSSTNVFVHVEATRAGAGIGFLPCFLADGHADLVRLLADDFAERLPYWMVLRPDSLRQPAVAAVAAAIRDRTAAVQDALLGIAPAAER, translated from the coding sequence ATGACCAGTCGAGCAGAGACGGAGTGCACAATTGCAGATGTGACATCTTCCCCGAGCACCTCCGAGCCGCACGCCGACGATCTCCTCATCCTTCTCGCCGTGTCGCGCACCGGTCGCTTCACTACTGCCGGCCAGAGCCTGGGGCTGAATCACACGACAGTCTCGCGACGCATCGCCGCATTGGAGAGAGTCCTCGGCGGGCGGGTCCTCGCCCGCAGCTCGGGAGGGTGGGAGTTGACAGACCTCGGGCGTCGGGCGGTGCGCGCTGCCGAGGACGTGGAGACGGCGGTGGCGACGATCCATGAAGGAGAAGCCGAGTCCGATCAGATAGCCGGGGTCGTGCGGATCTCCGCCACCGACGGGTTCAGTGCGTTCGTCATCGCGCCCGCGGTCGCGCAGCTGCGGCGAAAGTATCCGAGACTCAGCGTCGAGATCGTCAACGTCACCCGGCGGGCTCTGCAGTACCGTTCCGGGCTGGACTTGGAAGTGGTGGTCGGAGAACCGCAGGTGCACCGCGCCGAGGCCATCCGACTCGGCTTCTACACCTTGGGCATGTACGCGTCGCACGGGTACCTGGACGAGCACGGGACGCCCGCCGATTCCCATGAGCTGAGCAGGCATCCGCTGGTCTACTTCGTCGATTCGATGCTCCAGGTCGACGATCTGGATGCTCCTCGACGACTCGTGCCGGGGATGCCGGATTCGCTCAGCTCGACCAACGTCTTCGTCCATGTCGAGGCCACACGCGCCGGCGCGGGGATCGGCTTCCTTCCGTGCTTCCTGGCCGACGGCCACGCCGATCTGGTGCGGCTCCTCGCCGACGACTTCGCCGAGCGCCTGCCCTACTGGATGGTGCTGCGTCCGGACTCGCTGCGCCAGCCCGCGGTCGCCGCGGTGGCTGCCGCCATCCGCGACCGCACGGCGGCCGTCCAGGATGCACTGCTCGGCATCGCCCCGGCCGCCGAACGCTGA
- a CDS encoding MFS transporter, with protein sequence MGVEQPVDSQVETRTSGLKKIVAASMVGTVVEWYEFFLYATAASLVFGTFFFPNAGTELDGIIAAFLTYAVGFIARPLGGIVFGQIGDKLGRKHTLQITIILVGVATFLMGCLPGFDSIGYWAPALLVLLRFIQGFAVGGEWGGAVLLVAEQSPDRSRAFWSSWPQAAVPVGNLLATLVLLGMSWALPADQFLSWGWRVAFWVSAIVVVIGYYIRRHVSEAPIFLEARAQVEADKAVSYGVLEVVRKYPRGIFGAMGLRFAENILYYIIVSFTIVYLKTVHAYDTSQLLLALLVAHAIHFVVIPQVGRLSDAWGRKPVYLAGAVLGASWAFFAFPMFDTQNPFVIIAAVTIGLCFHALMYAGQPAIMAEMFPTRMRYSGVSLGYQVTSIVAGSLAPIIATALLQDFGSWLPVAIYVAAACAVTAVAVVTLKETRGVSLHDIDDADARKHGLNTPRVSAA encoded by the coding sequence ATGGGCGTCGAGCAACCGGTCGACTCGCAGGTCGAGACCCGAACATCCGGGCTGAAGAAGATCGTGGCCGCCTCGATGGTGGGCACGGTGGTGGAGTGGTACGAGTTCTTCCTCTACGCCACCGCCGCATCGCTCGTCTTCGGCACCTTCTTCTTCCCCAACGCCGGCACCGAGCTCGACGGCATCATCGCCGCATTCCTGACCTACGCGGTCGGATTCATCGCCCGTCCGCTCGGCGGCATCGTGTTCGGCCAGATCGGCGACAAGCTCGGCCGCAAGCACACCCTGCAGATCACCATCATCCTCGTCGGGGTCGCGACCTTCCTGATGGGGTGCCTGCCCGGCTTCGATTCGATCGGCTACTGGGCGCCGGCGCTGCTCGTGCTCCTGCGATTCATCCAGGGGTTCGCCGTCGGCGGTGAATGGGGCGGTGCCGTGCTGCTGGTCGCCGAGCAGAGCCCCGACAGGTCTCGCGCGTTCTGGTCGAGCTGGCCCCAGGCCGCCGTCCCGGTGGGCAACCTGCTGGCGACCCTGGTGCTGCTCGGCATGTCCTGGGCGCTTCCCGCCGACCAGTTCCTGAGCTGGGGATGGCGCGTGGCGTTCTGGGTCTCGGCGATCGTCGTCGTCATCGGCTATTACATCCGCCGGCACGTCAGCGAGGCGCCCATCTTCCTCGAGGCCCGCGCACAGGTCGAGGCTGACAAGGCCGTGAGCTACGGAGTGCTCGAGGTCGTGCGCAAGTACCCGCGGGGCATCTTCGGAGCCATGGGCCTGCGCTTCGCGGAGAACATCCTGTACTACATCATCGTCTCGTTCACGATCGTGTACCTGAAGACGGTGCACGCCTACGACACGAGTCAGCTGCTGCTGGCGCTTCTGGTCGCGCACGCCATCCACTTCGTCGTGATCCCGCAGGTCGGCCGGCTCTCGGACGCCTGGGGACGCAAGCCCGTCTACCTCGCCGGCGCGGTGCTCGGAGCCAGCTGGGCGTTCTTCGCATTCCCGATGTTCGACACCCAGAACCCGTTCGTGATCATCGCGGCGGTCACGATCGGTCTGTGCTTCCACGCGCTCATGTATGCGGGGCAGCCGGCGATCATGGCCGAGATGTTCCCGACCCGCATGCGCTATTCCGGCGTCTCCCTGGGGTACCAGGTCACCTCGATCGTCGCGGGCTCGCTCGCGCCGATCATCGCCACGGCCCTGCTGCAGGACTTCGGCTCGTGGCTGCCGGTGGCGATCTACGTCGCGGCAGCTTGCGCCGTCACCGCGGTCGCGGTGGTCACCCTCAAGGAGACCCGCGGGGTGTCCCTGCACGACATCGATGACGCGGATGCACGCAAGCACGGGCTGAACACTCCCCGGGTGAGCGCGGCATGA
- a CDS encoding 3-hydroxybutyrate dehydrogenase, with protein sequence MTERSIERPGAAGLSLSGRRALVTGGASGIGLAVVRALAARGAHVVVADKDRAQCEAAAAEVGGSSWVVDLLEPAAVTDDRLVDVLAGVDILVNNAGIQHISPIQDFDPEDFRRIVTLMLEVPFLLIRAALPEMYANGFGRIVNVSSVHGLRASPYKSAYVAAKHGLEGLSKATALEGGEHGVTSNCVNPGYVRTALVEKQLSDQARVHGIPEAEVLAKIMLTESAIKRLIEPDEVASLVAWLASDEASMVTGASYAMDGGWSAR encoded by the coding sequence ATGACCGAGCGAAGCATCGAGAGGCCGGGTGCGGCCGGTCTGTCGCTGAGCGGCCGCCGAGCCCTGGTGACGGGAGGCGCCAGCGGGATCGGCCTGGCGGTCGTGCGAGCATTGGCCGCGCGTGGCGCTCATGTCGTGGTCGCAGACAAGGATCGCGCGCAGTGCGAGGCCGCCGCGGCCGAGGTCGGAGGCTCGAGCTGGGTGGTCGATCTGCTGGAGCCGGCCGCCGTCACCGACGACCGGCTGGTCGACGTGCTGGCCGGTGTCGACATCCTGGTGAACAACGCCGGGATCCAGCACATCAGCCCGATCCAGGATTTCGATCCCGAGGACTTCCGACGGATCGTGACCCTCATGTTGGAGGTTCCGTTCCTGCTGATCCGCGCGGCTCTGCCGGAGATGTACGCGAACGGGTTCGGCCGGATCGTGAACGTCTCATCGGTGCACGGACTGCGCGCATCGCCCTACAAGTCCGCCTACGTCGCGGCCAAGCACGGGCTGGAGGGACTGTCGAAGGCCACCGCGCTCGAAGGAGGGGAGCACGGCGTCACCAGCAACTGCGTCAACCCCGGCTACGTGCGCACGGCGCTGGTCGAGAAGCAGCTGTCCGACCAGGCGCGCGTGCACGGCATCCCTGAAGCCGAGGTGCTGGCGAAGATCATGCTGACCGAAAGCGCGATCAAGCGCCTGATCGAGCCCGACGAGGTGGCATCGCTGGTCGCCTGGCTGGCGAGCGACGAGGCGTCGATGGTCACCGGGGCGAGCTATGCGATGGACGGCGGCTGGTCGGCGCGATGA
- a CDS encoding TMEM175 family protein has translation MTDHVLRFRTERFKAFVDAVVAIAMTLLILPLMESVSEAAAGGLGTAEFLQEHAGQLLSFGLSFVLIANFWMGHHRQYDEVTRITRPLLWLNVAWMATIVWLPVPTAMLGQMDTDPLQVVLYIGTLIATQITTLGARIYLLRHPDLTKTSPSRIRHGAAADIASILLSAVAMLLAISLGGVGYLALLLLWLTGPLSSLLDRLWTRIVPHRADQPPSIA, from the coding sequence GTGACGGATCACGTGCTGCGGTTCAGGACCGAACGATTCAAGGCGTTCGTCGACGCGGTCGTCGCCATCGCGATGACGCTGCTGATCCTGCCGCTGATGGAGTCCGTGTCCGAGGCCGCCGCCGGAGGTCTGGGCACCGCCGAGTTCTTGCAGGAGCATGCAGGACAGCTGCTGAGCTTCGGGCTGAGTTTCGTCCTCATCGCCAATTTCTGGATGGGGCACCACCGACAGTACGACGAGGTCACGCGGATCACGAGACCGCTTCTCTGGCTCAACGTGGCCTGGATGGCGACGATCGTCTGGCTGCCGGTGCCTACGGCGATGCTCGGTCAAATGGACACCGACCCGCTGCAGGTGGTCCTCTACATCGGCACGCTCATCGCCACGCAGATCACCACGCTCGGCGCGCGCATCTATCTGCTGCGGCACCCTGACCTGACGAAGACGTCGCCCTCCCGCATCCGTCACGGTGCCGCCGCCGACATCGCCTCGATCCTGCTCTCGGCGGTGGCGATGCTGCTGGCGATCAGCCTCGGAGGGGTGGGGTACCTCGCCCTGCTGCTGCTCTGGCTCACCGGACCTCTGTCATCGCTCCTGGATCGGCTCTGGACGCGGATCGTTCCTCATCGCGCCGACCAGCCGCCGTCCATCGCATAG